The proteins below are encoded in one region of Micromonospora yangpuensis:
- a CDS encoding MFS transporter, translated as MVAPTSPRAGTRNRRRPHGRPGHRFTGAQLTVLVGGFLVNVGSFALYPYLAVLLRDRMGVGMEQVGLILGLGTMVQYGSATVTAALAERLGLRRSLIGALLLYSLGGTAFLAGGHRVGFTVAGILLISAAGSLYSPAYRSYLLCGADAGQRPRLVSAGNAAGSLGIAVGPVVGALFVHNSGGTFAVVTALYLVVAVSHLFLRREPVGEQTPAVEPFRRMLHGMAVLPFALTALTFYLNMHFYQYLAVYAEGRMAAAFYGAVMMGYALIQVAVQPLLANRVGRARYPVVLAVGFAGYTVGMVALADGHPVTIAAGVAVISLSSALLFLRNDLAALAESKRSATVTFGQQRLAIGVGASLSGLVGGAVYGRFEEANRPSGFWLVVAVQCVLLPLLLLGAARWRRRATATGPSPASGRP; from the coding sequence ATGGTCGCGCCCACATCGCCGCGGGCCGGTACCCGCAACCGCCGCCGGCCGCACGGCAGACCCGGTCACCGCTTCACCGGGGCGCAACTCACCGTGCTGGTGGGCGGCTTCCTGGTCAACGTCGGAAGCTTCGCGCTCTACCCGTACCTGGCCGTCCTGCTGCGGGACCGGATGGGCGTCGGGATGGAACAGGTAGGCCTCATCCTGGGCCTGGGGACGATGGTCCAGTACGGCAGCGCCACGGTCACCGCCGCCCTGGCCGAACGGCTCGGCCTGCGGCGTTCCCTGATCGGGGCCCTACTGCTGTACAGCCTCGGCGGGACGGCCTTCCTCGCCGGCGGCCACCGGGTCGGGTTCACCGTCGCGGGCATCCTGCTGATCTCCGCGGCGGGATCGCTCTACTCACCGGCGTACCGCAGCTACCTGCTCTGCGGCGCCGACGCCGGGCAGCGTCCGCGCCTGGTCTCGGCGGGCAACGCGGCCGGCAGCCTCGGTATCGCGGTCGGCCCGGTGGTGGGTGCCCTGTTCGTGCACAACTCGGGCGGCACCTTCGCCGTGGTCACCGCGCTCTACCTGGTCGTGGCGGTCAGCCACCTCTTCCTCCGCCGGGAGCCCGTGGGCGAACAGACGCCCGCCGTCGAGCCGTTCCGGCGGATGCTGCACGGCATGGCCGTGCTGCCCTTCGCCCTCACCGCGCTGACGTTCTATCTCAACATGCACTTCTACCAGTACCTGGCCGTGTACGCGGAGGGCCGGATGGCGGCGGCGTTCTACGGCGCGGTGATGATGGGTTACGCCCTCATCCAGGTCGCCGTGCAGCCGCTGCTCGCCAACCGGGTCGGCCGGGCCCGCTACCCCGTCGTCCTGGCGGTCGGCTTCGCCGGTTACACCGTCGGCATGGTCGCACTCGCCGACGGCCATCCCGTCACCATCGCCGCCGGGGTTGCCGTGATCAGCCTCAGCAGCGCCCTGTTGTTCCTCAGGAACGACCTGGCGGCACTGGCGGAGTCGAAACGGTCCGCCACGGTGACGTTCGGACAGCAGCGGCTCGCCATCGGGGTGGGTGCGTCGCTCAGCGGGCTCGTCGGCGGCGCCGTCTACGGCAGGTTCGAGGAGGCGAACAGACCGTCCGGTTTCTGGTTGGTCGTCGCCGTCCAGTGTGTGTTGTTGCCGCTGTTGCTGCTCGGAGCCGCCCGGTGGCGCCGACGGGCTACCGCGACCGGTCCGTCGCCGGCTTCTGGTAGACCGTGA
- a CDS encoding FecCD family ABC transporter permease, which produces MTAEQRAGPGRTTGTDGVGPVRTARGSASTPAGRALTPVLVALALLLVASVVVGIALGPTTVPLDDTVRYLHAAVTGASIGSDEVTAYSIVWQVRTPRVLLAVVVGAGLSVVGTASQAMVRNPLADPYVLGISSGASVGACLVAVFGLFAALGIYALSVAAFAGALVASTLVFLAARSSAGLTPLRLVLTGVAMAYAFQAVTSLLVFLSPRGDAARTILFWTLGGLGTANWTTLPVATAVVTAGLVLLWRGSRSLDVLSMGDETSASLGVDATRFRRRLFLLTAGITGVLVAASGAIGFVGLIMPHIVRMLVGSSHRRVLAVAPLVGGCFLVWVDLLCRVVVAPLELPIGVVTSLIGVPVFIALMRRRGYLFGGR; this is translated from the coding sequence ATGACAGCCGAGCAGAGGGCCGGCCCCGGTCGCACCACCGGCACTGACGGCGTCGGGCCGGTGCGGACGGCCAGGGGGTCCGCGTCGACCCCGGCGGGCCGGGCCCTCACCCCGGTGCTCGTGGCGCTGGCCCTGCTCCTGGTCGCCTCGGTCGTGGTCGGGATCGCGCTGGGGCCGACGACGGTGCCGCTGGACGACACGGTCCGCTACCTGCACGCCGCCGTCACCGGTGCCTCGATCGGCAGCGACGAGGTGACGGCGTACTCGATCGTGTGGCAGGTCCGCACCCCCCGGGTCCTGCTGGCGGTGGTGGTCGGCGCCGGTCTGAGCGTGGTCGGGACCGCCTCGCAGGCGATGGTCCGCAACCCGTTGGCCGACCCGTACGTCCTGGGCATCTCCTCCGGAGCCTCGGTGGGTGCCTGTCTGGTGGCCGTCTTCGGGTTGTTCGCCGCTCTGGGGATCTACGCCCTGTCGGTGGCCGCGTTCGCCGGTGCCCTCGTCGCCTCGACCCTGGTCTTCCTGGCCGCCCGCAGCTCCGCCGGCCTCACGCCGCTGCGGCTGGTGCTGACCGGCGTCGCCATGGCCTACGCCTTCCAGGCCGTCACGAGCCTGCTGGTGTTCCTCTCCCCGCGCGGGGACGCCGCCCGGACGATCCTGTTCTGGACCCTGGGCGGCCTGGGTACCGCCAACTGGACGACGCTGCCGGTGGCCACGGCGGTGGTCACCGCCGGTCTGGTGCTGCTCTGGCGTGGCAGCCGGTCCCTGGACGTGCTGTCGATGGGCGACGAGACCTCGGCGAGTCTCGGCGTCGACGCCACCCGGTTCCGCCGGAGGCTGTTCCTGCTCACCGCCGGGATCACCGGCGTCCTGGTGGCGGCCAGCGGGGCGATCGGCTTCGTCGGCCTGATCATGCCGCACATCGTGCGGATGCTCGTCGGCTCCAGCCACCGCCGGGTGCTGGCCGTCGCCCCGCTCGTCGGCGGCTGCTTCCTCGTCTGGGTGGACCTGCTCTGCCGGGTGGTCGTCGCACCGCTGGAACTGCCGATCGGGGTGGTCACCTCACTGATCGGCGTACCGGTGTTCATCGCGCTGATGCGCCGCCGTGGCTACCTGTTCGGAGGACGGTAG
- a CDS encoding ABC transporter ATP-binding protein, with amino-acid sequence MDLLLDSLTVAVDGQRLVDALELKVGHEEVVGLLGPNGSGKSTTLRCVYRALAPTAGRILLDGEDITIMDRRACARRLAAMTQEQQVALDFSVAEVVAMGRAPHRRDHERLTGADQELCHQALAMLDVAHLAHRSVLTLSGGERQRVLIARALVQQPQVLVLDEPTNHLDIHHQLALLGLLRRAGLTTLVALHDLNLAAAACDRIALLREGRLVTVGPPAEVLTPELVRAVFDVDAVVVTHPRTGTPQLLFDAPAGPLG; translated from the coding sequence ATGGACCTGCTGCTGGACAGCCTCACGGTGGCCGTCGACGGCCAGCGGCTCGTCGACGCCCTGGAACTGAAGGTCGGCCACGAGGAGGTCGTGGGTCTGCTCGGCCCGAACGGCAGCGGCAAGTCGACCACCCTGCGGTGTGTGTACCGCGCGCTCGCGCCCACCGCCGGGCGGATCCTGCTCGACGGCGAGGACATCACCATAATGGACCGACGTGCCTGCGCCCGGCGGTTGGCCGCCATGACGCAGGAGCAGCAGGTGGCGCTCGACTTCAGTGTCGCCGAGGTGGTGGCGATGGGGCGGGCACCGCACCGCCGCGACCACGAACGCCTGACCGGCGCCGACCAGGAGTTGTGCCATCAGGCGCTGGCCATGCTCGACGTCGCGCACCTGGCGCACCGCAGTGTGCTGACGCTCTCCGGCGGTGAGCGTCAGCGGGTGCTCATCGCCCGCGCCCTGGTCCAGCAACCACAGGTCCTGGTGCTGGATGAGCCGACCAACCACCTCGACATCCATCACCAGCTGGCCCTGCTCGGCCTGCTGCGCCGGGCCGGGCTCACCACGTTGGTGGCGCTGCACGACCTGAACCTGGCCGCCGCCGCCTGCGACCGGATCGCGCTGCTGCGCGAGGGACGCCTGGTCACCGTCGGTCCGCCCGCGGAGGTGCTGACCCCCGAACTGGTACGGGCGGTGTTCGACGTGGACGCCGTGGTGGTCACCCACCCCAGGACGGGCACGCCGCAGCTGCTCTTCGACGCACCCGCTGGGCCCCTCGGGTAG
- a CDS encoding ABC transporter substrate-binding protein: MIRRSPVYRLVALGTVALLAGTGCGATVEPEASTAEPVTVTNCGKQVTYDRVPERAVVYDIGMTEMMFSLGLAPHMRGWVINKIYGGIDDSPYRADFAKVERLGDSRINLEIVLNAKADWVFAGHNHGFVESRGITPAILAKNGIASYLLTETCAKADENPTAVVPPVEALYTDLRNLGRIFRVSDRAEEIVADTQRRFDAAGAGKPATPARVLVTDVYEDKPYVAGRASISTTIVEKAGGRSVTSDVQNTWASVGWETVVAADPEVIVVTDYEIPFAQKKALLMNAPQMKNVTAVRKGQIYPIDFAAAMAGPRVGTAAEELATYLRSIGR; encoded by the coding sequence ATGATCCGCAGATCACCGGTGTACCGGCTCGTGGCGCTCGGCACCGTGGCACTGTTGGCGGGCACGGGCTGTGGTGCCACCGTCGAACCGGAGGCCTCGACCGCCGAACCGGTCACCGTGACCAACTGCGGCAAGCAGGTCACCTACGACAGGGTGCCCGAGCGGGCGGTGGTCTACGACATCGGGATGACCGAGATGATGTTCTCGCTCGGCCTCGCGCCACACATGCGCGGCTGGGTCATCAACAAGATCTACGGCGGCATCGACGACTCGCCGTACCGGGCCGACTTCGCCAAGGTCGAACGGCTCGGCGACAGCCGGATCAACCTGGAGATCGTGCTCAACGCCAAGGCCGACTGGGTGTTCGCGGGGCACAACCACGGTTTCGTGGAGTCCCGGGGGATCACCCCGGCCATCCTGGCCAAGAACGGCATCGCCAGTTACCTCCTCACCGAGACGTGTGCCAAGGCGGACGAGAACCCCACCGCCGTCGTCCCACCGGTCGAGGCCCTCTACACCGACCTGCGCAACCTCGGCCGGATCTTCCGGGTCTCCGACCGGGCGGAGGAGATCGTCGCCGACACGCAACGGCGGTTCGACGCCGCGGGGGCGGGAAAGCCGGCCACCCCGGCGCGCGTGCTGGTGACCGACGTCTACGAGGACAAGCCGTACGTGGCGGGCCGGGCGAGCATCTCGACGACGATCGTGGAGAAGGCCGGCGGTCGCAGCGTCACCAGCGACGTGCAGAACACCTGGGCAAGCGTCGGCTGGGAGACCGTGGTCGCCGCCGACCCCGAGGTCATCGTGGTCACCGACTACGAGATCCCCTTCGCGCAGAAGAAGGCCCTGCTGATGAACGCGCCCCAGATGAAGAACGTGACGGCCGTACGGAAGGGACAGATCTACCCGATCGACTTCGCCGCGGCGATGGCCGGCCCCCGGGTCGGGACAGCGGCCGAGGAGCTGGCCACGTACCTGCGCTCGATCGGCAGGTAG
- a CDS encoding DUF418 domain-containing protein, with the protein MFCGWGLGLFGQLSTFSAALVSVGAWLALTVFATFWLSRYRCGPFEWLLRAWSYRSWPALRLPPAAAGEQADAPRPDAPARVGS; encoded by the coding sequence ATCTTCTGCGGCTGGGGCCTCGGGCTCTTCGGTCAGCTGTCGACCTTCTCCGCCGCCCTGGTCTCGGTCGGTGCCTGGCTGGCCCTCACCGTGTTCGCCACGTTCTGGCTGTCCCGGTACCGCTGCGGGCCGTTCGAGTGGCTGCTGCGGGCCTGGTCGTACCGCAGCTGGCCGGCGCTGCGCCTCCCACCGGCCGCGGCCGGGGAGCAGGCCGACGCGCCGCGGCCCGACGCGCCGGCCCGTGTCGGTTCGTGA
- a CDS encoding SDR family NAD(P)-dependent oxidoreductase, whose product MITGTGGGQGRAAALLFAREGATVAGCDLKTEGAQETVEMVRAAGGVMTSTHPLDLADRDAVGDWVSAVVAEHGGVDILYNNASAPRFAAVAQMSVDDWRFTLRNELDVVFHVTSLAWPHLVARGGGAVVNVASMQGISAIRSAPGGFAHAATKHGVIGMTRELANEGGPHGIRVNAVSPGLIMSPATSAMADVPGVLDSFIERQVIKRLGEPEDVAQAALFLASDEAGFITGANLVVDGGYTVV is encoded by the coding sequence ATGATCACGGGGACCGGTGGCGGTCAGGGCCGGGCGGCGGCTCTGCTGTTCGCCCGGGAGGGCGCCACAGTCGCCGGCTGTGACCTCAAGACCGAGGGAGCGCAGGAGACCGTCGAGATGGTGCGGGCCGCCGGTGGCGTCATGACGTCGACGCATCCACTCGACCTCGCCGACCGGGACGCGGTCGGCGACTGGGTGTCGGCGGTGGTGGCCGAGCACGGCGGTGTCGACATCCTCTACAACAACGCCTCCGCGCCGCGGTTCGCGGCTGTCGCGCAGATGTCGGTCGACGACTGGCGGTTCACCCTCCGCAACGAGCTGGACGTCGTCTTCCACGTGACCTCGCTGGCCTGGCCCCACCTCGTCGCCCGGGGTGGCGGTGCCGTCGTGAACGTCGCGTCGATGCAGGGCATCAGTGCGATCCGCTCCGCCCCCGGCGGTTTCGCCCACGCGGCGACCAAGCACGGGGTCATCGGCATGACCCGGGAGTTGGCCAACGAGGGTGGGCCGCACGGCATCCGGGTCAACGCCGTCAGCCCTGGCCTGATCATGTCGCCGGCCACCAGCGCCATGGCCGATGTGCCGGGGGTGCTGGACTCCTTCATCGAGCGCCAGGTCATCAAGCGTCTCGGTGAGCCGGAGGACGTCGCCCAAGCGGCCCTCTTCCTGGCCTCCGACGAGGCCGGCTTCATCACCGGGGCGAACCTGGTGGTCGACGGTGGTTACACGGTCGTCTGA
- a CDS encoding Crp/Fnr family transcriptional regulator: MSQDIAAAPPTTVSTAPGRRPSPSPGATHPVDRLSPAARRAWESTLFAALSPQVTASLLERAVEVSLTPREMFHPGALHAETPLCAVVVDGLLRFYLTSRDGRAMTLRYAGHGQLIGVRRLAMGLVPTARSPLWDAAVNGEAVQASRILTLPAAVVAAAARQDAALSGALAREVAVQSMRDRELIAANVFRPIRERVARHLISLAIREGPDLIVHASHQEIADAIGSVREVVSRTMVRFRAEGLVERRRRRLVLTDPARLHAAAIDGSDGQTTV, translated from the coding sequence TTGTCCCAGGACATCGCCGCCGCCCCACCGACGACGGTATCCACCGCGCCGGGCCGCCGGCCCTCCCCGTCTCCTGGGGCGACCCACCCGGTTGACCGCCTCTCCCCCGCCGCCCGGAGGGCCTGGGAATCCACGCTGTTCGCCGCCCTGTCCCCACAGGTGACGGCAAGCCTGCTGGAACGGGCCGTGGAGGTCTCACTCACGCCCCGTGAGATGTTCCACCCCGGAGCGCTGCACGCCGAGACGCCACTGTGCGCCGTCGTCGTCGACGGCCTGCTCCGCTTCTACCTCACCTCCCGGGACGGACGAGCCATGACGCTGCGCTACGCCGGCCACGGCCAGCTCATCGGCGTACGGCGGTTGGCCATGGGTCTGGTCCCCACCGCGCGTTCGCCACTGTGGGACGCGGCGGTCAACGGCGAGGCGGTGCAGGCCAGCCGGATCCTGACCCTCCCGGCGGCCGTGGTGGCCGCGGCCGCCCGGCAGGACGCGGCCCTGTCCGGGGCGCTGGCCCGGGAGGTCGCCGTCCAGTCCATGCGTGACCGGGAGCTGATCGCGGCGAACGTGTTCCGCCCGATCCGGGAGCGGGTGGCCCGCCATTTGATCAGCCTGGCGATCCGGGAGGGCCCGGACCTGATCGTCCACGCGAGTCACCAGGAGATCGCGGACGCGATCGGGTCCGTACGGGAGGTGGTGTCCCGCACGATGGTTCGGTTCCGCGCCGAGGGCCTCGTCGAACGTCGCCGGCGTCGCCTGGTCCTGACCGACCCGGCCCGGCTGCACGCCGCCGCGATCGACGGGAGCGACGGTCAGACGACCGTGTAA
- a CDS encoding nuclear transport factor 2 family protein, protein MTVTTPARRLVEEYYALIDGGNLPAACELMTEDVKLTFANAEPVHGRAAAEASIKYVLDHCDRITHRVVTFFETGDADGARTAFYEIRITYVLKNGKVLDNPGAVVATVDAQGRFTEQRLYGDLNEVFVP, encoded by the coding sequence ATGACCGTAACGACGCCTGCCCGCCGACTGGTCGAGGAGTACTACGCGCTGATCGACGGCGGTAACCTGCCCGCTGCCTGCGAACTCATGACCGAGGACGTCAAGCTCACCTTCGCCAACGCCGAACCCGTCCACGGCAGGGCGGCCGCCGAAGCGTCCATCAAGTACGTCCTGGACCACTGCGACAGGATCACGCACCGGGTGGTGACCTTCTTCGAGACGGGTGACGCCGACGGCGCCCGCACCGCGTTCTACGAGATCCGGATCACGTACGTCCTGAAGAACGGCAAGGTGCTGGACAATCCCGGTGCGGTCGTGGCGACCGTCGACGCGCAGGGCAGGTTCACCGAGCAGCGCCTGTACGGCGACCTCAACGAGGTCTTCGTACCGTGA
- a CDS encoding RNA polymerase sigma factor: MRTGRDQADEGELVRRIARGDRRAFDEFYRRTAPWLQVRLRRRCADPDLVAEVLQETYLAVWRAAGGFAGARPGGGAAQGSAVGWLWTIAAHRLVDAFRRRARTDQVTRVQLTPGTAPAAEDEVMAARIGQDLERALLVLPPEVRAALRATVLDGLSTREASVLLGVPENTVKSRVRRARVALREALS; encoded by the coding sequence GTGAGAACAGGCAGGGACCAGGCGGACGAGGGTGAACTCGTGCGCCGGATCGCCCGGGGTGACCGGCGGGCGTTCGACGAGTTCTACCGGCGTACCGCGCCGTGGTTGCAGGTGCGCCTGCGGCGCCGCTGCGCCGACCCCGACCTGGTCGCCGAGGTGCTGCAGGAGACCTACCTCGCGGTGTGGCGGGCGGCCGGCGGCTTCGCCGGTGCCCGGCCCGGCGGCGGGGCGGCGCAGGGCAGTGCCGTGGGCTGGCTGTGGACCATCGCCGCCCACCGCCTGGTCGACGCCTTCCGTCGTCGGGCGCGCACCGACCAGGTAACCCGGGTGCAGCTGACCCCCGGCACGGCCCCCGCCGCCGAGGACGAGGTGATGGCCGCCCGGATCGGCCAGGACCTGGAGCGGGCCCTGCTCGTCCTGCCACCCGAGGTCCGGGCCGCCCTACGGGCGACGGTCCTCGACGGGCTCTCGACCCGCGAGGCCTCGGTGCTGCTCGGCGTACCGGAGAACACCGTGAAGTCCCGCGTCCGCCGGGCCCGGGTCGCCCTGCGGGAGGCCCTGTCGTGA